A window of Burkholderiales bacterium genomic DNA:
GCCCGGCGCGGACGCCGCGCCTCGCCGAACCGGAGCCGGCGCCCGGGGCCCCGTGACCCCGTGCCCGCCGCCGTTGGACGGCCGCTGCGAACCGGACGCCCTGGAGGTCTCCGCCCATCGCTCCCCCACCAGAGTCTCCAGGCGCCGCACCCTTGTCTCCAGCGCCTCCAGCCTGTGCTCCAGCGCGCCTTGCCTTCGTCCATCCCGCACCTCGCCGCTTCTCCACCCGGGGATGGAAATACTATAGCAACCGAGCGCATGACAAGTTGTTAAAAGTTCTGTAGCTGGATTCCCGAGGGCCGCCGGAGGAAACGCGGCGCCGGGCGCAGACCCGCCGATGGAAGGCAACGCGCCGGCCGGCTTCTGCGGTCACACGGGCCGTTTCTTGCGTTAAAGTACGCCCTGGAATGAAGCGATTCTCGCTACGCACCGCCCGCCCCAAGCGGCTCCGGCTCCCGCGCCCCTCGTCGCTTCGATGGGAGCTGGGCGTGGCGCTGGCGGTCAAGTTCGTCCTCCTGTTCCTGATCTGGTGGCTGTGGTTCTCCGACCGCATCGACGCCCGGCTCACCCCCGAGGAGGTGGGCCAGGCGGTGGCCGGCATGGCACCCGAACCCGCAGGGCTCTCTCGTTAGGCCGAAAGGAGCGCTCCAGTGGATGTCGTCGACCTCTCCCGGCTGCAGTTCGCCATCACTGCCATGTACCACTTCCTGTTCGTGCCCCTCACCCTGGGGCTCGCCTGGATCCTGGTGATCATGGAGTCGGTGTACGTGATGACCGGCAAGCAGGTGTACAAGGACATGACCCAGTTCTGGGGCAAGCTGTTCGGCATCAACTTCGTAATGGGGGTCACCACCGGCATCACCCTGGAGTTCCAGTTCGGCACCAACTGGGCGTATTTTTCCCACTACGTGGGCGACATTTTCGGGGTGCCGCTCGCCATCGAAGGGCTCATGGCTTTCTTCCTGGAGGCGACTTTCGTCGGGCTGTTCTTTTTCGGCTGGGACCGGCTCACCAAGGTCCAGCACCTCATGGTGACCTTCCTCGTCGCCCTGGGATCCAACCTCTCGGCGCTGTGGATCCTGATCGCCAACGGCTGGATGAACTACCCGGTGGGGGCCGAGTTCAACGACCAGACCATGCGCATGGAGCTCACGGACCTGGGGGCGCTCCTGTTTAACCCGGTCGCCCAGGTGAAGTTCGTCCATACGGTGGCCGCCGGCTACGTCACGGCGGCCATGTTCGTGCTGGGCGTGTCCTCCTGGTACCTGCTCAAAGGCCGCGACGTGGGCTTTGCGCTCCGCTCCTTCGCCGTGGCGGCCGGCTTCGGCCTGGCCTCCGCCCTTTCCGTCATCGTGCTGGGCGACGAGTCGGGCTACACCGTGGGGGAGGTACAGAAGGTGAAGCTCGCCGCCATCGAGGCCGAATGGGACACCCACGACCCCCCCGCGGCCTTCACCCTGTTCGGGTTCCCCGACGAGGAGGCCGAGCGCACCGACTACGCCGTGCGCATCCCCTGGGTGCTGGGGATCATCGCCACCCGTTCCGTGGACGAACCGGTGATCGGCATCAAGGAGCTCAAGGAGCGGGCGAAGAGGCGCATCGAGATCGGCATGCAGGCGTACGGCGCCCTCCAGAAGCTGCGCTCCGGGGACGCGAGCGAAACCACCCGGGCCCTGTTCGAAGCGACCCGCGGGCACCTGGGCTACGCGCTGCTCTTGAAGCGCTACACGCCCAACGTGGTGGACGCCACGCCCCAGATGATCGCAGCGGCGGCGGACGACGCCATCCCGCGGATCGCGCCCTTGTTCTGGACCTTCCGCCTCATGGTGGGCCTGGGATTCCTGTTCCTCTTCATCTTTATCTTCGCCTTCTGGTATTGCGCTCGGCGCACCGTGCAGCAGAGGCGCTGGCTGCTCAAGCTCGCTTTGTGGTCGATTCCGCTCCCCTGGATCGCCGCGGAGGCGGGCTGGTTCGTGGCCGAGTACGGCCGCCAGCCGTGGACCATCGCCGAGGTCCTGCCCACGTTTCTTTCCGCCACGCCGCTGGAGCCGAGGCAAGTCTGGTTCAGCCTGGCGGGGTTCGTGTTCTTCTACACGCTGCTGCTGGTGATCGAGCTGTACCTGATGTTCAAGTACGCGCGGCTCGGGCCATCGTCGCTGCACACGGGGCGGTACTACTGGGAACGCCAGCCCCAGGCAGGAGGGGCGTAAAGGAAACGCCGGGTCCGCGAAAGCGGAAACACCTTCTCTGGAGGTCGGCATGATCTTCGACTACGAGACGCTCAAGCTCATCTGGTGGCTGTTCGTCGCGGTGCTGATCATCGGCTTCGCGGTGACCGACGGCTTCGACCTGGGGATCGGCACATTGCTCCCCTTCATCGGCAAGGACGACTACGAGCGGCGCGTGGTGGTCAACGCCATCGCCCCCACCTGGGAGGGCAACCAGGTGTGGTTCATCACCGCGGGCGGAGCGCTTTTCGCCGCCTGGCCCCTGGCCTACGCCGCGGCGTTCTCTGGCTTTTACATCGCCCTGCTGCTCGCTCTCTACGCCCTGTTCTTCCGCCCGGTGGGCTTCAAGTACCGCAGCCTGATCCAGGACCTGCGCTGGCGCTACGCCTGGGACTGGGCGCTCTTTGCCGGCGCCGTGGTGCCGGCCTTCATCTTCGGGGCAGCCTTCGGCAACCTGCTCCAGGGGGTGCCGTTCCACTTCGACCGGGATCTGCGGGTGTTCTACACCGGCAGCTTTTTCGCCCAGCTCAACCCTTTCGGCCTGTTCTGCGGCCTCCTGAGCGTGGCCCTGCTGGTGATGCACGGGGCCCATTACCTGCAGATCAAGACCGCGGGTGCGATCTACGAACGAGCGCGCCGCGCCGGCTGGATCGCCGCCGTCCTCATGATGGCCTTGTTCGCGGCGGGCGGATTCTGGATCACCTACGGTGTCGAGGGCTACCGCATCGTGTCCATGCCGCCCCTCGACGCGGTGCCCAATCCGACCGCCAAGGTGGTGGAAAAGGCGACCGGCGCGTGGCTGGACAACTACCAGCGTTATCCGTGGACGATGCTGGCCCCCGCCCTCGGCTTCGCCGGCGCAGCGATGGCGATGCTGTTCGCCGCCGTGAACCGCTCCGGAATCGCCTTCGTCGCCTCCAGCGCTTCGGTCACCGGGGTGATCCTGACGGCCGGGCTTTCCATGTTCCCCTTCGTCATGCCTTCCTCGTCGGATCCCAACAGCAGCTTGACCGCCTGGGACGTGACCTCCAGCCACAAGACGCTGGAAATCATGTTCTGGGCCGTGGTGCTGTTCCTGCCCCTCATCGTCGCCTACACGGGCTGGGTATACCGGGTGCTGGGCGGCAAGGTCACGGTGGAAAAGATCAAGTCCGAGGAGCACACGTCCTACTGAGGAGCGATCATGTGGTATTTCGCCTGGATTCTGGGGATCGGCTGCGCGCTGGCCTTCGGCATCATCAACGTCATGTGGCTGGAGGCGGAAGGCTTCGCCGACGAGGCAGCCGAGGGAACCCAGGCCCTCGAAGCCGCCGGTGAGCGGCCATAGGGCGCCGCAGGACGCCGCGGTCAGCTACAAAGGCGCAGAGCACGCAAAGGAAGAGACAGCTCTTTTCTTTTTATGAAGTTTTTTTTGTGCCCTTTGCGCTGAAAATTTCTTTTTCTTCTTTCCTCTGTGTCTTGTGGTGAAACTGCCTAGCCGCCCTCGGCCCGGCCGGCGGGCGCATGGGCCGGGGGTGCTTCGGCTCCGCCGCGAGCGGCGGCCACCTGGGCTTCCAGCTCCTCGGTGGTGAGGATCTCACGCTTGCCGACGATGAAGGTGTACATGGTGGGGATCACGTACAGGGTGAAGAAGGTGCCCACCGACACGCCTCCCACGATGACCCAGCCGATTGCCTGGCGAGACTCCGCGCCGGCGCCGGTGGCGAGCGCGATCGGGACGGCGCCGAACGTGGTGGCCAGGCTGGTCATGAGGATGGGGCGCAGGCGCAGGGACGCGGCCTCGATCACCGCCTCCAGCTTCTCCCGCCCGCGGTCCCGCAACTGGTTGGCGAATTCCACGATCAGGATGCCGTTCTTGGTGATCAGGCCGATCAGCATCACCAGCCCGATCTGGGTATAGACGTTGAGCGTGCCGTAGCGCGGGTTGATCAGCGACTGCACGTACATGGCGAGCACCGCCCCGGTGATGGCCAGCGGCACGGTGAGCATGATCACGAAGGGGCTCCGGAAGCTTTCGAACTGGGCCGCCAGCACCAGGTAGATGAAAGCCAGCGCCAGCACGAACACGAAGTAGAGCTGCCTTCCGGACTCCCGGAACTCCCGGGACTGGCCGTCCAGATCCGTGGTGAAGCGATCGCCCAGCTCCTCGGCCGCCGCCTGGTCCAGAAAGTCGAGGGCTTGGCCCAGGGTGTAGCCGGGCGCGAGCCGCGCCGAAAGGGTGGCGGCACGGAAGCGGTTGAAGTGGTTGAGCTCCCGCGGCGCCACCCCTTCCTTGACCGTCACCAGGTTGGAGAGCTGGATCAGTTGGCCGTTACGGTTGCGCACGTAGATCTGGGTGAGGTCGGAGGGCTCGACCCGGTCTTTGTCCTCCAGCTTGACCACCACGTCGTACTGCTCGCCCTGGCGCTTGAAGCGGGTAACGTCGCGGCCGCCGAGGAGCGTCTCCAGGGTGCGCCCGATGGTTTCGATCTCCACCCCCACCGCCGCCGCCTTGTCCCGGTCGATCTCCACGGCCAGTTGGGGCTTGCTGAGCTTCAAGTCCGTGTCCACGTTGATCAAGCCCGGGAATTGCTGGGCGCGCTCCATCATCCGCTCCGCCGCCCGCTCCAGCTCTTCCCAGGAGGTGCCCTGGATCACGTACTGCACCGGCGCGCTGCGGAAGCTCTGGCCGAGGGACGGCGGATTGATGGGAAACGCCAGCACCCCGGGCAGCTCCTTCATCAAACGGGGGGTCAGCTCGTCGGTGATGTCCAACTGGTTGCGCCGCCGTGCGCTCCAGTCGTGGAGGTTCACGAAGGCGAGGGCATTGTTCACCGGGTTGGGCTTCTCCAGCCCCGGTGCCACCACGGTGAAGAAGGAACGGACCTCCGGAATCTCCTTGAGGATGCGCTCCAGATCCCGGGTGTAGCGGTCCGTGTACTCCAGCGTCGCCCCTTCCGGCGCAGTCAGCACCACGATGAAGATGCCCCGGTCCTCCAGCGGCGCCAGCTCCGAGCGCAACTGCATGAACAGGGCCGCGCCGATGCCGGAGACCCCGAGGAAGACGGCCACCACCAGCCCCCGGTGCCGCAGGCTCCTCTCCAGGGAGGAGCGGTAGGCCCGGGCGAGCCAGTGGAAGAACCCCTCCAGGGCGTTGTACAGCCGGCCGTGCCGCGCCTGGTGGCGCAGGAGCTTGGAGCACATCATGGGGGTCAGGGTGAGCGCCACGAATCCGGACACCAGCACCGCCGCCGCCACCGTGAGGGCGAACTCGGTGAACAGGCGCCCGGTGTTGCCCGTGGCGAAGGCGAGCGGCGCGAACACCGCCGCCAAGGTGATGGTCATGGCCACCACCGCAAAGGCGATCTCCCTCGCCCCCTGGAACGCGGCGGCGAGCCGGTTCATCCCTTCCTCGATGTGGCGGTGGATGTTCTCCAGCACCACGATGGCGTCGTCCACTACCAGGCCCACCGCCAGCACGATGCCGAGCAGCGTCAGCACGTTGATGGAAAAGCCCAGCGCCCAGATGACGAAGAACGCGCCGATCAGGGACACGGGGATGGTCACGAACGGGATCAGGGTCGCCCGCAGGCTCCTCAGGAAGAAGAAGATGACCAGCACCACCAGCACCAGCGCCTCGGCGAGAACCCTGTACACCGCGTCGATGGAGGCCTCCACGAACACCGAGCGGTCGAAGGACACGTTGAGCCGCATCCCGTCGGGAAGCGTCTGCTGCAGGCGCGGGATCATGGCCTTCACGCCGTTGGCCACGTCCAGCAGGTTGGCGGTGGACTGCTTGACGATGCCCAGCCCCACCGCCTCCCGGCCATCGACCCGCACGATGTTGCGGTCGTCGTAGGCCCCCAGCTCCGCCCGTCCCACGTCCTTGAGCCGCACCGGGTAATTGTTGACCTCCCGGATGATCAGGTTGTTGAACTGTGCGGGGGTCTGCAGGTCGGTGGCGGAGAGCACCGTGAATTCCCGGTTGCGGCTCTCGATGCGCCCGGCGGGGACCTCCACGTTCTGCCGCCGCAGGGCGTCTTCCACGTCCTGCACGGTGACGCCGTAGGCGGCGAGCCGTTCCCGGTCGAGCCAGATGCGCATGGCGTAGCGCCGCTCGCCGCCGATGATCACGCTGGCGACGCCGGGGATGGTCTTCAACGCGTCGGCCACGTAGCGGTCGGCGTAATCGGTGATCTCCAGGGGATTGTGGCGGTCGCTGGAGAGCCGCAGCCACATGATGGCCTGGGCGTCCGCCTCCACCTTGGCCACCACCGGGTCGTCGGCGGCCTCGGGCAGGAGACTCCGGCTGCGGGCCACCCGGTCGCGCACGTCGTTGGCCGCCGCGTCCACATCCCGCTCGGTCACGAACTCGATGGTGATCGAGCTCACTTCCTCCCGGGAGACGGACTTCAAGGTCTTGATGCCCTCGATGCCCGAGAGGGCGTCCTCCAGGGGATTGGTGATCTGGCTCTCCACCACCTCGGCGCTCGCCCCCTTGTACACGGTGCGCACCGACACCACCGGGGCGTCGATGTTGGGATACTCGCGCACCGTCAGCCGCAGGAACGAAATCGCGCCGAGGAGCACGATGACGAGGCTCATCACCGTGGCGAGCACCGGGCGGCGGACCGATATTTCGGGAAGAAACATGGGACGCTATCGTGAAATGTCCGGGCAGGCCTACCCGCTGCCGAGCTTCGCGGCCGTCGCCGACGCCGACCCGAGGAGGGCGACCGGAGCCCCGTCCCGGATGCGCTGGTGACCGTCGGTCACCACCAGCTCGCCCGAGGCGAGCCCGCTCAAGATCTCTACCTGCCCTGGTTGGCGCAAGCCCAGGGTCACCCGGGCGAGCACGGCGCGGCCCTCCACCACCTTGAAGACGAAGAAGTCCTGGCCCCGGGGCATGATGGCCTCTTCGGGGACCACCAGAGTGTTCTCCCGCGTTCCGAGGGTGAGGCTCACCCGGGCAAACATGCCTGGCTTGAGCCTCACACCCGGGTTAGGAATTAGGGCACGCAGCAGTACGGTGCGGGTCTGCTCGTCCACCGCCGGCTCGATGGCGTAGATCCGCCCCTTGAACTGCTCGTTCGGATAGGCGTCCACGGCGACCGCCACCTCCTGGCCGACCCGCAGGCGGCTCAGGAACACCTCCGGAACGCGGAAATCGAGCTTGAGGGTGCCGATGCCCTCCAGGCGGGCGATGTCCTGCCCCTTGTTCACATAGGCACCGGGGCTCACCTGCCGCAAGCCCACGACACCATCGAAGGGGGCGCGGATCACCATCTTGTCCAGGCGCGCCTTGATCTCGGCCTGGCGCGCCAGGGACTGGTTCAGGTTTTCCCGCGCCTCGTCCAGGGCCTGGGCGCTGATGAAGTTCTTTTCCCTGAGCTCTTGGGCCCGCTTGAAGCGGTTGCGGTTAAGGGTGACCTCGGCTTCCACCGCCGCGAGCTGGGCCTCGATTTCGGACGCATCCAGGGACACCAGCCTGGCGCCCCGCTTCACGGACTGGCCTTCGCTGAAGTGGATCTCGCTGATGCGGCCGTCCACCTCCGGCCGGATGATCACCGACTCGTTGGCGAGAAGGGTGCCCACGGCGCCCACCTCCTCCCGCAAGGTGGCGCGCTTGACTTCCACCGCCCTCACCGTCACCGGCGTGGGGCTTTGATCGCCCGAAGAGGCGGGTTTCGCCGCCACGGGAGGGGGGTGGGAATTGCGCCACCATAGGCCCGCGCCCCCCAGCACCCCCAGGGCGAGAACTGCGATCAGCGCTGTCTTTGCTGCCTGCTTCAAGGAAAATTGAGAAAAAGTTTCTAAAAATATCTTAGTCTAACGTTGCACCGGCGGTGCTGCCAGCGAAATAATTCCGGGAAATCATTCAGAGCCTCTGAACCATGCGTTTGACCCTCGAGGCGCTCCACGTCCTGGACGCCATCGACCGCAAGGGCAGCTTCGCGGCCGCCGCCGGAGAGCTCCACCGGGTGCCCTCCGCCATCACCTACACCGTGCAGAAGCTGGAAGAGGACCTGGGCGTTAGACTGTTCGACCGGAGCGGCCACCGGGCCGTTCTCACCGAGGCGGGGAGAGAACTGCTCGAGGAAGGCCGCCGGATTCTGCGGGCCGCCGACGCCCTGGAAGCCCGGGTCAAGCGGGTCGCCACCGGCTGGGAGGCGGAGCTGCGCATCGCCTACGACGACATCCTGCCGGTAGATCCCGTCCTGGCGCTGATCGGCGAGTTCTACCGGGCCGAGTGCGGCTCCCGCATCCGGCTCCAGGCCGAAGTGCTGGGGGGCTGCTGGGACGCCCTGCTCACCGACCGGGCCGACCTGGCGATCGGCGCCCCCGGCGAAGGTCCCCCGGGGGGCGGCTACACCGTCCGTCCCCTGGGCCGGGTGGAGTTCGTCTTCGCCGTGGCCCCGGGCCATCCCCTCGCCTCGGCGGAGGAACCCCTTTCGAGCGAGCAGATCCTGCAGCACCGGTCGGTGGCCGCCGCGGACAGCTCCCGCCAGTTGCCCGCGCGCACCACCGGCCTGCTCTCGGGCCAGGACGTGCTCACCGTCCACAACCTGGGCACCAAGGCCCGTGCCCAGGCGCTGAACCTGGGCGTGGGCTACCTGCCCCGGCACGTGGCGGAGCCCTACCTGGCCGACGGGCGGCTGATCGCGAAGCGGACCGGGGAAGAGAAGGCGCCGGCGCCCTTGTTCCTCGCCTGGCGCACGGCCCACCGGGGCAAGGCGCTCGCCTGGTTCGTCGAGCGGATCACCGGGGACGCCTCGTTCCGGGGGCGGCTGAAGCTTCTGCCTTAATCCTGGTCCGCGGCCTGCTCCCGCTCGATCTCCCGGCGCACCTGGTCCATGTCCAGGGCCTTGGCCTGTTCGATCACGCTCTCCAGGGCGGAGGCCGGCAGGGCCCCCGGCTGGGCGTAGAGGATCACCTGCTCGCGGAACACCATCAGGGTGGGGATCGAGCGGATGCCGAAGTGGGCCGCCAGGGCCTGCTCCTCGTCCGTGTTCACCTTGCCGAAGACGATGCCCGGATGCCTCTCCGCGGTCGCCTCGAATATGGGGGCGAAGCCCCGGCAGGGACCGCACCAGGGCGCCCAGAAGTCGATCACCACGAAGTCGTTCTGGGTGACGACTTCCTCGAAGTTGTCCTTGGTCAGCTCCACGACGGCCATCGCGATCCCCCTGGGAGGTGAAAATAAAAGTGCTGTTGTGACCATCGGGAAAACCGGGAGTTCACGGGACTGCCACGACGATCTTGCCGAAATGCCCGCGGCTTTGCTGGTAGCGGTAGGCTTCGGCGGCCTGCTCGAACGGGAACACCCGGTCGATCACGGGCGTCAAGCGCCTTTCGGCGATGAACCGGTTCATGGCCTCGAAATGGGCCCGGGACCCCACGTAGATGCCGTTCATGCGGGCGTTCTTCGCCACCAGGGGAAAGAGGCTGCCCGTGGGCGCGCCGAAGCCCGTCAGCACCCCGATCAGGGCCACGTGGCCGCCGGCGGCCAGGCTCGCCAGGGACTTTTCCAGGGTGCCGGGGCCGCCCACTTCCACCACGTGGTCCACGCCCCGCTTATCGGTCAGGCGCCACACTTCCTTGTCCCAGTCCGCTACAGCCTTGTAATTGACGGTCTGCCACGCGCCGAGTCCCCGGGCGCGCTCCAGCTTGGCGTCGCTCGACGAGGTCACGATCACCCGCGCGCCCAGGGCGACGGCGAACTGCAGCGCGAAGACGGATACGCCCCCCGTGCCGAGGGCGAGCACCGTCTCGCCCGCCTCGAGCCCGCCCCGTACCACTAGGGCCTGCCAGGCGGTCACCGCCGCGCACGGCAAGCAGGCCGCTTCCTCGAAGGATAGATGCTCGGGGAACCGGACCAGCCCCTGCTCGGAAAGCGCTACGTATTCGGCCAGCATCCCCGGCGCGTCCCCGCCCAGGGCGGAAGCGTGGTAGCGCATCTCGAAGGGGCCGTCGATCCAGTCCTGGAAGAAACAGCCCGCCACCCGGTCCCCGGGCTCGAAGCGGGTGACGCCTTCCCCCACCGCCTCCACTTCCCCCGCGCCGTCGGAAAGGGGCACGAGCCCCTGGGTCTTGTCGCCGAAGCGGCCTCCCGCCACGATCAGGTCCCGGTAATTGAGGGAGCAGGCGCGCACCCTCACCAGGACCTGCCCCGGACCGGGGACGGGTTTCGCCTGCTCGGTGATGACCGGAACGTAGGCTTCGCCCTGCTTCTGGAGCTGATACTGTCTCATGGCATTCCTCGATCGCTTGAGAACCCTCTTGCTTCCGTGGCGCGCTGAAGCGCCCATGCGCCCTGCTCGGCTCCGAGACGGATTTGAATCAAATCATCCGTATGTCGATCCCAACGAGGGATTTCGCCCGTTTGGCCAGCTTGCCGTCGAAGGTGGCGAAGCGCAGCGCAGCCGCGGCGCTCGATGACAAATGCAGCGCATCGGCAAAATCAAGTCCCGCCTCGTACCTCTTGAGCGCCTCGGTCACCTCGACGCTGTCCTCGGCCGAAACATTGGGCAAACCGAGGAGGTCCTCCATGGCCTTAAGGATCGCCTGGCGATCGTACTTGTAGCCTCCCCGCAACACCCACTCCAACTCCAGGAGAACCGTCTTCGGGATAAAGATTCCCCCGCGCTTCATCAACTTGAGCGCCCGGGCGGCTTGAGCCGGGTCGTCGTTCGTCAGGAAACGGGCAAGGACGTTGGTATCGACGGCGATCATTTGCGCTTCTTCGCCTCTTTGAGTATGGCCCGCTCCATGTCTTCGATGGAGAGAGCCGGTCCCTTGCGCTGGAGGCAGCCGAAGACCTCTTCATGGCGCTTGGGCTCGAATGGCTTCAAGGGCTTGAGCAGCACACCCTCCGCCACCGCCTCCACGGCAAAGCGCATCCCTGGCTTCCAGTTATAGGCGTCCCGCACCGGCTTAGGCAGGATCACCTGCCCCTTCGACGAAAGCTTGGTCGTTTCCATCCCGTTTCTCGGCGTCACCTTAGTAAGATTTAAGTAAGACATGATACGCGCGTCCAAGGGCTCGAGCAACGCCTATGGAACCTCAATGCAGCTTCACCCGCGGCTCGATGCGTCTGAGGATGAGCCGCGCCAGGGTATCGAAAAAAGTCTTCACGAATCCATGCAGTGCATAGAGGTGCATGGTGTACAGGGAACGGTACATCAGGCGCGCAAACATGCCTTCCACCCAGAGGGCGCCTCCCACCAGGGCGCCCATGAGGCTGCCCACGGTGCTGTATTCTCCCAGGGAGACGAGGGAACCGAAGTCCCGGTAGCGGAAAGGGAGCGCAGGCTTTCCCTGGAGCCGCCGCTCCAGGGTCTTGGCGAGCACCGAGGCTTGCTGGTGGGCGGCCTGGGCCCGGGGCGGAACGCAGCCTTCGTGTCCCGGCCAGGGACAGCAGGCGCAATCGCCCAGGGCGAAGACGTCCGGGTCCCGGGTGGTTTCCAGCGTCTGCCGCACCACGAGCTGGTTGAGCCGATTCACTTCCAGCCCGTCCAGGCGGGCCAGGACTTCGGGCGCCTTAATGCCGGCGGCCCACACCGTGAGCTCGGCGGGCACGAAGGCGCCGCTCGCGGTGCGCACGCCCTTCGGAGTTACTTCCGTCACCCGCTCGCCGGTGAGCACCCGCACGCCCAGGTCGCCCAGCAGCTTTTCCGCCGATTTCGCCAGCCGCTCAGGAAGGGCCGGCAGGATGCGAGGAGCCGCCTCGATCAGGGCGAGGCGAATGTCCCGCTCCGGGTCGATGCGCTCGAAGCCATAGGCCACCAGCTCCCGGGTGCTGTTGTGCAGCTCCGCCGCCAGCTCCACCCCGGTGGCGCCCGCGCCCACGATGGCCACGTGAAGCTGCTCCTCGGAAAGGGGCTCCCGCTGGAAATTGGCCCGCAGGCAGGCCCGGATGAGCCGCCGACGGAACAGTTCGGCGTCCCGGGCGTCGTCCAGGCTGATGGCGTACTCCGCGGCCCCCGGCGTGCCGAAGTCGTTGGTGTGGCTGCCGATGGCGATCACCAGCAAATCGTAGCCGAGGGCGCGGGCGGGGATGAGCTCGGCCCCGTCGTCGTCCACTACGGGGGCCAGCTTCACCTCC
This region includes:
- a CDS encoding NADH dehydrogenase (possible pseudo, frameshifted), producing the protein MKLAPVVDDDGAELIPARALGYDLLVIAIGSHTNDFGTPGAAEYAISLDDARDAELFRRRLIRACLRANFQREPLSEEQLHVAIVGAGATGVELAAELHNSTRELVAYGFERIDPERDIRLALIEAAPRILPALPERLAKSAEKLLGDLGVRVLTGERVTEVTPKGVRTASGAFVPAELTVWAAGIKAPEVLARLDGLEVNRLNQLVVRQTLETTRDPDVFALGDCACCPWPGHEGCVPPRAQAAHQQASVLAKTLERRLQGKPALPFRYRDFGSLVSLGEYSTVGSLMGALVGGALWVEGMFARLMYRSLYTMHLYALHGFVKTFFDTLARLILRRIEPRVKLH